One Brassica napus cultivar Da-Ae chromosome C4, Da-Ae, whole genome shotgun sequence genomic region harbors:
- the LOC106429389 gene encoding F-box/LRR-repeat protein At3g58930-like isoform X1, whose protein sequence is MDRVSNLPDELLCHVLSFLPTKSAALTSVLSKRWFNLWKLVPNLDINDSLFLHPQDGKGERQEIQRSFVDFVDRVLAMQGDSPINNFSLKCITGRVHPDIVNRWICNVLKRGVSDLSLYTHFAKDLDDYLYRLPKEMFVKLSLRNERCVDWYFRDMGSSLPMLKSLDINSDTIVCGEFEKFITSFPMLEELEMGTMKWEDFNVTVSSANLRSLSLHGSGIEGWDDFENPKSFSFDAPNLLFLNYSELVPEDYPVVNMGKLLEAHINLMVTDEQMKRVREPNHDLLEGDDEVLQFSNVVKLVNGTRNVQRLTLTSDTLEVLSQCCDSMPVFNNLKFLNVTSEEGRGWQAMPSILRNCPHLETIIIQGILHYVTDECGDVCPCISREGKGRSLKSCPVKRLEIQGFRGTMKEINMIKHFLDYFSCLNRLDVFVEDNDPTQLKNDRV, encoded by the exons atggATCGTGTCAGCAATCTACCAGACGAGCTTCTTTGTCACGTCTTGTCTTTCTTACCCACAAAGAGCGCTGCTTTGACTTCGGTTCTCTCAAAGAGATGGTTCAATCTCTGGAAACTTGTTCCTAATCTTGACATTAAtgactctctctttcttcatcCCCAAGATGGTAAAGGTGAAAGGCAAGAGATTCAACGTAGCTTCGTTGATTTTGTGGACAGAGTACTGGCTATGCAGGGTGATTCTCCTATCAACAACTTCTCACTAAAGTGTATCACTGGCCGTGTCCATCCAGATATTGTGAACCGTTGGATATGTAACGTGCTCAAGCGTGGTGTTTCGGACCTTAGTCTATACACTCATTTCGCTAAAGATCTCGATGATTATCTTTACCGTCTGCCTAAAGAGATGTTTGTTAAGCTATCACTGAGAAACGAACGATGTGTTGATTGGTACTTCAGAGACATGGGCTCTTCTTTACCAATGCTTAAAAGTCTTGATATCAACTCTGATACTATTGTTTGTGGTGAGTTTGAAAAGTTTATCACTTCTTTCCCTATGCTTGAGGAATTAGAAATGGGTACTATGAAGTGGGAAGATTTTAATGTAACTGTGTCAAGTGCAAACCTCAGAAGCCTAAGTCTCCATGGCAGCGGTATTGAAGGCTGGGATGACTTTGAAAATCCAAAGAGCTTTTCCTTTGATGCTCCGAATCTGCTTTTCTTGAACTACTCTGAGTTAGTTCCGGAGGATTATCCAGTGGTTAATATGGGAAAGTTATTGGAGGCTCATATCAACCTTATGGTAACTGATGAGCAGATGAAGCGAGTAAGAGAGCCAAATCATGATTTGCTAGAGGGTGATGATGAGGTTCTCCAATTTAGCAATGTGGTGAAGCTCGTGAATGGCACACGAAATGTTCAGAGACTTACCTTAACCTCTGATACTCTTGAG gtgCTTTCTCAGTGTTGTGATTCAATGCCAGTGTTCAACAACCTCAAATTCTTAAATGTTACAAGTGAGGAGGGTCGAGGATGGCAAGCAATGCCATCTATTCTAAGGAACTGTCCCCATTTGGAAACTATTATCATTCAG GGTATATTACACTATGTAACAGATGAATGTGGGGATGTTTGTCCCTGCATTTCCCGGGAAGGCAAAGGTCGTTCACTCAAGTCTTGTCCAGTGAAGAGGTTAGAGATTCAAGGGTTTCGAGGAACAATGAAAGAGATAAACATGATTAAGCATTTCTTGGACTATTTTTCCTGTTTGAATAGGCTGGACGTTTTTGTTGAAGATAATGATCCTACACAGCTCAAAAACGATCGTGTCTGA
- the LOC106429384 gene encoding F-box/LRR-repeat protein At3g58930-like translates to MDRISSLPDELLCHVLSFLPTKNAALTSVLSKSWLNLWKLVPNNIHIDDSLFLHPQDGKGEREEMQRSFVDFVDRVLAMQGDSPINNFSLKCISGRVHPDTVNRWICNVLERGVSDLNLFTDFSYEDTEEDGYRLPRELFFSSTLVKLKLRSEHCVDWWWRRWFICSSFFSLPMLKSFDIDSELVLCGEIEDFIPSFPVLEELRMATVEGTICDSVKCNPQKANPQCCDSMPVFNNLKFLSVTSEEGRGWQAMPALLRNCPHLETIIIQGLLHYVTDECGDACPFISREDRGRSLRSCPVKRLEIQGFRGTMKEMNMIKHFLDYFPCLKRLDVFVEDNDPTQLRNDQVSELVIEMFELYSKLWPSFNVKLLVSDFLDEKWTAQGHI, encoded by the exons ATGGATCGTATCAGCAGTCTACCGGACGAGCTTCTTTGTCACGTCTTGTCTTTCCTTCCCACAAAGAACGCTGCTTTGACTTCGGTTCTCTCAAAGAGTTGGCTCAATCTCTGGAAACTTGTTCCTAATAATATTCACATTGAtgactctctctttcttcatcctcaagatgGCAAAGGTGAAAGGGAAGAGATGCAACGTAGCTTCGTTGATTTTGTGGATAGAGTATTGGCTATGCAGGGTGACTCTCCTATCAACAACTTCTCACTAAAGTGTATCTCTGGTCGTGTCCATCCAGATACTGTGAACCGTTGGATATGTAACGTGCTGGAGCGTGGTGTCTCTGACCTTAATCTTTTCACTGATTTCTCCTACGAGGATACGGAAGAAGATGGTTATCGTCTGCCTAGAGAGCTGTTCTTCAGTAGCACTCTCGTGAAGCTAAAACTAAGAAGCGAACACTGCGTTGATTGGTGGTGGCGTAGATGGTTTAtatgttcttcttttttctccTTACCAATGCTTAAGAGTTTTGATATCGACTCGGAGTTGGTCTTGTGTGGTGAGATTGAGGATTTTATTCCTTCTTTCCCTGTGCTTGAGGAGCTACGGATGGCTACTGTGGAGGGAACCATATGTGATAGTGTCAAGTGCAATCCTCAGAAAGCTAATCCTCAGTGTTGTGATTCAATGCCAGTGTTCAACAACCTCAAGTTTTTAAGTGTTACGAGTGAAGAGGGTAGAGGATGGCAAGCAATGCCAGCTCTTCTAAGGAACTGTCCACATTTGGAAACTATAATCATACAG GGTCTATTACACTATGTAACAGATGAATGCGGGGATGCTTGTCCCTTCATTTCCCGGGAAGACAGAGGTCGTTCACTCAGGTCTTGTCCAGTGAAGAGGTTAGAGATTCAAGGGTTTCGAGGAACAATGAAAGAGATGAACATGATTAAGCATTTCTTGGACTATTTTCCCTGTTTGAAGAGGCTGGACGTCTTTGTTGAAGATAATGATCCTACACAGCTCAGAAACGATCAAGTGTCTGAACTGGTCATAGAGATGTTTGAACTCTACAGCAAGTTGTGGCCGAGTTTCAATGTCAAGCTCCTGGTGAGTGATTTTCTGGATGAGAAATGGACTGCACAAGGACATATCTGA
- the LOC106449791 gene encoding plant UBX domain-containing protein 6, whose translation MGDGDHKPPPTTEEIRQKMISSFTTEITSSSEQVAILILEAHQWDIAAAISAFRDAVVAAADAARPNVPSPIRLRSPRSPSRAFSPGDGNILSDSDEKENEDPMESDDVERDLSSLPRRLKFRSLSEILSVIPQEIPRTVTLYRNGYTFDDDNILWPLDDPQCAEFLEVVESLESPRALDSPGGKRRVLITLIRRQQEDFHEPPKPFQGVGRTLAEPDSVPPASSDSLTAEATPSTDPTAPTTSIKVILADGTPIVSRFTTTHHTIRDVRNFIDAARPDASRDYQLLIMGSSPPTPLTTDLDQTIEQAGISNAVLTQKF comes from the exons ATGGGTGATGGTGATCATAAGCCTCCGCCTACGACGGAGGAGATTCGCCAGAAGATGATCAGCTCCTTTACTACTGAGATCACATCTTCTTCGGAACAAGTCGCTATACTCATTCTTGAAGCTCATCAATGGGATATCGCCGCTGCAATCTCCGCCTTCAGAGACGCCGTCGTCGCAGCAGCCGACGCAGCGAGGCCAAATGTTCCTTCGCCGATACGGTTGCGATCACCACGGTCTCCTTCTCGTGCCTTCTCTCCTGGCGATGGGAACATCCTCAGCGATTCCGATGAAAAAGA GAACGAAGATCCTATGGAATCAGATGATGTAGAAAGAGATCTATCATCATTACCAAGAAGACTAAAGTTCAGAAGCTTAAGCGAAATTCTTTCGGTTATTCCTCAAGAGATCCCACGCACTGTCACTCTTTATAGGAATGGTTACACTTTCGATGATGATAATATATTATGGCCATTGGATGATCCCCAATGTGCAGAGTTTCTTGag GTCGTAGAAAGCTTGGAGTCACCACGTGCACTCGATTCGCCAGGTGGCAAACGGCGTGTCCTTATCACACTCATTAGGCGTCAAcaagaagacttccat GAGCCACCAAAACCATTCCAAGGAGTGGGAAGAACTCTAGCCGAGCCAGACTCTGTCCCACCAGCTTCATCCGACTCACTGACCGCAGAAGCAACACCATCAACGGATCCCACAGCTCCAACAACCTCGATCAAGGTCATATTAGCGGACGGCACACCCATTGTCTCCCGGTTCACTACTACTCACCATACCATCAGAGACGTTCGAAACTTCATTGACGCGGCTAGACCAGATGCTTCCAGAGACTACCAATTACTCATCATGGGGTCGTCTCCTCCTACACCACTGACGACTGACTTAGACCAAACCATCGAGCAAGCTGGCATCTCTAACGCTGTTCTCACTCAGAAGTTCTAG
- the LOC106429389 gene encoding F-box/LRR-repeat protein At3g58930-like isoform X2, protein MDRVSNLPDELLCHVLSFLPTKSAALTSVLSKRWFNLWKLVPNLDINDSLFLHPQDGKGERQEIQRSFVDFVDRVLAMQGDSPINNFSLKCITGRVHPDIVNRWICNVLKRGVSDLSLYTHFAKDLDDYLYRLPKEMFVKLSLRNERCVDWYFRDMGSSLPMLKSLDINSDTIVCGEFEKFITSFPMLEELEMGTMKWEDFNVTVSSANLRSLSLHGSGIEGWDDFENPKSFSFDAPNLLFLNYSELVPEDYPVVNMGKLLEAHINLMVTDEQMKRVREPNHDLLEGDDEVLQFSNVVKLVNGTRNVQRLTLTSDTLEVLSQCCDSMPVFNNLKFLNVTSEEGRGWQAMPSILRNCPHLETIIIQGILHYVTDECGDVCPCISREGKGRSLKSCPVKRLDVFVEDNDPTQLKNDRV, encoded by the exons atggATCGTGTCAGCAATCTACCAGACGAGCTTCTTTGTCACGTCTTGTCTTTCTTACCCACAAAGAGCGCTGCTTTGACTTCGGTTCTCTCAAAGAGATGGTTCAATCTCTGGAAACTTGTTCCTAATCTTGACATTAAtgactctctctttcttcatcCCCAAGATGGTAAAGGTGAAAGGCAAGAGATTCAACGTAGCTTCGTTGATTTTGTGGACAGAGTACTGGCTATGCAGGGTGATTCTCCTATCAACAACTTCTCACTAAAGTGTATCACTGGCCGTGTCCATCCAGATATTGTGAACCGTTGGATATGTAACGTGCTCAAGCGTGGTGTTTCGGACCTTAGTCTATACACTCATTTCGCTAAAGATCTCGATGATTATCTTTACCGTCTGCCTAAAGAGATGTTTGTTAAGCTATCACTGAGAAACGAACGATGTGTTGATTGGTACTTCAGAGACATGGGCTCTTCTTTACCAATGCTTAAAAGTCTTGATATCAACTCTGATACTATTGTTTGTGGTGAGTTTGAAAAGTTTATCACTTCTTTCCCTATGCTTGAGGAATTAGAAATGGGTACTATGAAGTGGGAAGATTTTAATGTAACTGTGTCAAGTGCAAACCTCAGAAGCCTAAGTCTCCATGGCAGCGGTATTGAAGGCTGGGATGACTTTGAAAATCCAAAGAGCTTTTCCTTTGATGCTCCGAATCTGCTTTTCTTGAACTACTCTGAGTTAGTTCCGGAGGATTATCCAGTGGTTAATATGGGAAAGTTATTGGAGGCTCATATCAACCTTATGGTAACTGATGAGCAGATGAAGCGAGTAAGAGAGCCAAATCATGATTTGCTAGAGGGTGATGATGAGGTTCTCCAATTTAGCAATGTGGTGAAGCTCGTGAATGGCACACGAAATGTTCAGAGACTTACCTTAACCTCTGATACTCTTGAG gtgCTTTCTCAGTGTTGTGATTCAATGCCAGTGTTCAACAACCTCAAATTCTTAAATGTTACAAGTGAGGAGGGTCGAGGATGGCAAGCAATGCCATCTATTCTAAGGAACTGTCCCCATTTGGAAACTATTATCATTCAG GGTATATTACACTATGTAACAGATGAATGTGGGGATGTTTGTCCCTGCATTTCCCGGGAAGGCAAAGGTCGTTCACTCAAGTCTTGTCCAGTGAAGAG GCTGGACGTTTTTGTTGAAGATAATGATCCTACACAGCTCAAAAACGATCGTGTCTGA
- the LOC106446430 gene encoding MADS-box protein SVP-like (The RefSeq protein has 1 substitution compared to this genomic sequence), which yields MAREKIQIRKIDNATARQVTFSKRRRGLFKKAEELSVLCDADVALIVFSSTGKLFEFCSSSMREVLERHNLQSKNLEKLDQPSLELQLVENSDNSRLSKEIADKSHQLRQMRGEELQGLNIEELQQLEKALEAGLTRVIETKSEKIMSEISDLQRKGMKLMDENKRLRQHGTQLTEENERLGKQIYNNMHERYGGVESEKTAVYEEGHSSESITNAGNSTGAPVDSESSDTSLRLGLPYGG from the exons ATGGCGAGAGAGAAGATTCAGATCAGGAAAATCGACAACGCGACGGCGAGACAAGTAACTTTCTCTAAACGAAGAAGAGGTCTTTTCAAAAAAGCTGAAGAGCTCTCCGTTCTCTGCGACGCTGATGTTGCCCTCATCGTCTTCTCTTCCACCGGAAAGCTCTTCGAGTTTTGTAGCTccag CATGAGGGAAGTATTAGAGAGGCATAATTTGCAGTCAAAGAACTTGGAGAAGCTTGATCAGCCATCTCTTGAGTTACAG CTGGTTGAGAACAGTGAAAATTCCCGGTTGAGCAAAGAAATTGCAGACAAGAGCCACCAACTAAG gCAAATGAGAGGAGAGGAACTTCAAGGACTTAACATAGAAGAGCTGCAACAGCTGGAAAAGGCCCTTGAAGCTGGTTTGACGCGCGTGATTGAAACAAAG AGTGAGAAGATTATGAGTGAGATCAGTGACCTTCAAAGAAAG GGAATGAAATTGATGGATGAGAACAAGCGGCTAAGGCAGCAT GGAACACAACTAACAGAAGAGAACGAGCGACTAGGCAAGCAA atatataataatatgcATGAAAGATACGGTGGTGTTGAGTCGGAGAAGACCGCCGTGTACGAGGAAGGGCACTCGTCAGAGTCCATTACTAACGCCGGAAACTCCACCGGCGCTCCTGTTGACTCCGAGAGCTCCGATACCTCTCTAAGGCTCGG CTTACCGTATGGCGGTTAG
- the LOC106429360 gene encoding protein NETWORKED 2D-like, with amino-acid sequence MLQRAASNAYSWWWASHIRTKQSKWLEQNLQDIEEKVQYVLNLLQEDGDSFAKRAEMYYKKRPELITFVEETFRAYRALAERYDKISTELQNANTTIASAFPDQVPNFAMDDDDDGPSSKFPKRPNLPGPTAPNVPKMPVKDLKSAVRVATKKLQPRKSMKYTGGATNVAVKSSGLSKSEAMGEIDKLQKEILTLQTEKEFVKSSYEKGLSKYWEFEKSIKEKQERICGLQDEFGESVAIEDDEARRLMTETAIKSCQEKLVELQEKQEKSYEEAKEEHLKIVESKEKLRSMSSQLLGEESVVFADDDEVRSSTLEHEMREMSRKKEELESVKEKIREHFESGVNSSVDATEMAERVDELVNKVISLESAVSSQTALIQRLRNETNGLQTQISTLETDKAVLADDKSDLRKKLKEMEERLKALQDLDRNVMDKTSTLSTDFDKACSNLDNLSTGKLDEVKKKPESVGVKMEPEKDLKEMSEETKEEEAEKKSETTTVAEDIIIPSKSSEVVLESTEKIDSEPEMQSDKTESVLLDNVLEKQILSKESDQKEGESEPDWKEMFMKGMENREKHLLTEYTTILRNYKDMKKDLDETKTKNATKDDEIKHLREKMTLLQKGLADSNDLLESQMSNDDYSLGFMAAENESMSLVEEQFRLNIDELLEENLDFWLRFSTAFGQIQGYDTSIEDLQGEISKLEQRKKQDGSGTAKYALRSDVRPLFRHLREINTDLGLWLEKGAALKEELKSRFESLCNIQEEITKALKSSAEDDDFKFTSYQAAKFQGEVLNMKQENNKVADELQAGLDHITTLQLEIDKTLGMLTEEFALSGSKNRSELDLQHSDSRSRVPLRSFIFGSKQKKTKPSIFSCMHPSLYRKMKASTPT; translated from the exons atgctgcAGAGAGCTGCGAGTAATGCGTATTCATGGTGGTGGGCTAGTCATATCCGTACCAAACAATCCAAATGGCTCGAACAAAACCTTCAAG ATATCGAAGAGAAGGTGCAATACGTGCTCAACCTCTTACAAGAAGATGGAGACTCGTTCGCCAAGCGCGCGGAGATGTACTACAAGAAGAGACCAGAACTCATAACCTTCGTGGAAGAAACCTTCAGAGCATACAGAGCCTTAGCCGAGCGTTACGACAAGATCTCCACCGAGCTTCAAAACGCCAACACCACCATCGCCTCTGCATTCCCCGACCAAGTCCCCAACTTCGCGAtggacgacgacgacgacggccCCTCTTCCAAATTCCCCAAAAGACCCAACCTCCCCGGTCCTACCGCCCCCAACGTCCCCAAGATGCCCGTTAAAGACCTGAAGAGCGCGGTGAGAGTGGCTACCAAGAAGCTTCAGCCGAGGAAGTCCATGAAGTACACTGGCGGTGCGACCAACGTGGCTGTCAAGAGCTCGGGGTTGAGCAAGTCCGAGGCCATGGGGGAGATTGATAAGCTGCAGAAGGAGATTCTGACGCTGCAGACGGAGAAGGAGTTTGTGAAAAGCTCCTACGAGAAGGGTTTGTCCAAGTACTGGGAGTTCGAGAAGAGCATTAAGGAGAAGCAAGAGAGGATCTGCGGGTTGCAGGATGAGTTCGGGGAGAGCGTTGCGATCGAGGACGACGAGGCGAGGAGGTTGATGACCGAGACTGCGATCAAGTCGTGTCAGGAGAAGCTCGTGGAGCTGCAGGAGAAGCAGGAGAAGTCTTACGAAGAAGCGAAAGAAGAGCATTTGAAGATCGTGGAGTCTAAGGAGAAGCTGAGGTCTATGTCTAGCCAGCTTCTAGGTGAGGAAAGTGTTGTCTTTGCGGATGACGATGAGGTTAGAAGTAGTACTTTGGAACATGAGATGAGAGAGATGTCTAGGAAGAAGGAAGAGCTGGAGTCTGTTAAGGAGAAGATCAGAGAGCATTTCGAGTCCGGCGTGAACTCTTCGGTGGACGCTACAGAGATGGCTGAGAGAGTTGATGAGCTTGTGAACAAAGTGATTAGCTTGGAGAGCGCGGTTTCCTCCCAGACTGCTTTGATACAGAGGTTGAGAAACGAGACCAACGGTCTTCAGACGCAGATCAGTACTCTCGAAACCGATAAGGCTGTATTAGCAGATGACAAGAGTGATCTTAGGAAGAAGCTCAAGGAAATGGAGGAGAGACTCAAAGCGTTGCAGGACTTGGACAGGAACGTGATGGATAAGACTAGTACTCTGAGTACAGATTTTGATAAAGCGTGTAGTAATCTCGATAACCTCTCTACTGGGAAGTTGGATgaggtgaagaagaagccaGAGAGCGTGGGGGTGAAAATGGAACCGGAGAAAGATCTAAAGGAAATGTCTGAGGAGACAAAAGAGGAAGAAGCTGAGAAGAAGAGTGAAACAACAACAGTTGCAGAAGATATCATCATCCCAAGTAAAAGTTCAGAAGTTGTTTTGGAATCTACTGAAAAGATTGATTCTGAACCAGAGATGCAATCTGACAAGACAGAGTCTGTTCTTCTTGATAATGTTCTAGAGAAGCAGATACTTTCTAAAGAATCTGATCAGAAGGAGGGAGAGAGTGAACCAGACTGGAAAGAGATGTTCATGAAAGGAATGGAGAACAGAGAAAAGCATCTGCTCACAGAGTACACAACCATCCTAAGAAACTACAAGGACATGAAGAAAGACCTCGACGAAACGAAAACAAAAAACGCCACGAAAGACGACGAGATCAAGCACCTCAGAGAGAAGATGACCCTCCTGCAGAAAGGCCTCGCGGACAGCAACGACCTGCTGGAAAGCCAGATGTCGAACGACGACTACTCCCTCGGTTTCATGGCAGCGGAGAACGAGAGCATGTCCCTGGTCGAGGAGCAGTTCCGCCTGAACATTGACGAGCTACTAGAGGAGAATCTCGACTTCTGGCTGAGGTTCAGCACTGCGTTCGGGCAGATACAAGGGTACGACACGTCCATCGAAGACCTCCAAGGCGAGATATCGAAGCTGGAGCAGAGGAAGAAGCAGGACGGGAGCGGGACGGCTAAGTACGCGCTGAGGTCGGACGTCAGGCCGCTTTTTCGACACCTGAGGGAGATCAACACCGACCTCGGCCTCTGGCTCGAGAAAGGCGCCGCGCTGAAAGAGGAGCTCAAGTCGAGGTTCGAGTCGCTGTGCAATATTCAGGAAGAGATCACAAAGGCTTTGAAGTCGAGCGCCGAGGACGATGACTTCAAGTTCACGAGCTACCAGGCTGCTAAGTTCCAAGGCGAGGTGTTGAACATGAAGCAGGAGAATAACAAAGTGGCGGATGAGTTGCAGGCGGGGCTTGATCATATCACCACGCTTCAGCTGGAGATTGACAAGACTCTGGGGATGCTGACCGAGGAGTTTGCGCTTTCGGGGTCCAAGAACAGGTCGGAGCTTGACCTCCAGCACTCGGATAGTCGGTCCAGAGTGCCGTTGAGGTCGTTTATATTTGGGTCCAAACAGAAGAAAACTAAGCCGTCTATATTCTCTTGCATGCATCCTtcgctatacaggaagatgaaGGCTTCTACGCCAACATAG
- the LOC106449792 gene encoding KH domain-containing protein HEN4-like, with protein MNNLSAATTAVSNQNQRQQRRAIIHVLPDEVALRVVCHASVIGGIIGSNGYVVSTLRRETGTKIHCESPVNGSDHWVVFIVGSTAVNKSFLLTDRVGGFAAGEHEGWVTCEVSAAQMALIRVLERSWAVLAAKDSCGVVEGDDKEAYCGILADRSQIGAVLGLGGKSVEWMRRNSGAMIRVLPPPSCGTNSDELIQITGDVLAVKKALVMVSNFLQNSPPLNGYPPPLCSKAYDSSTEDPHSEFLPSLRSSLPNASETAASNNTHTPSRNRFQDSIDTYRKVVFKLICTSVAAGGIIGRHGTIIRAMQNEAGASISIGAPLKASGERVVTITARESLDSGYSPAQKALGLVFARSVEIDVGKSLFPGALVKTKLLVPLQFANDFVGNREAVTVTGVDVHIPVGSQILDCLSENELVIEIMGEYKHVQKALCQVSSKLRENLLPKKAVEEVRARVSNPYNLQPSQQNTGRGDSLSVLDGEQDLNMLRISTEVMKSIDCTHTEANEVNGFIHPTSLLENGLTQGMKQLQLSSNGYLSSLPPRNKGVSLRNVTLELAVEKDALAALCGRDGAGLDNLQQISGARVDVKDSLTGVEATVLLSGNPEQTQTAMSLFISILADP; from the exons ATGAATAACCTCAGTGCAGCAACAACCGCCGTATCGAATCAGAATCAACGACAACAGCGACGGGCAATAATCCACGTGTTACCAGACGAGGTGGCGTTACGAGTCGTCTGCCACGCGTCAGTTATAGGCGGCATAATCGGATCAAACGGCTACGTCGTCTCCACGCTCCGGCGCGAGACCGGTACCAAAATCCACTGCGAGTCTCCGGTGAACGGTTCCGATCACTGGGTCGTATTCATCGTCGGATCAACCGCCGTTAACAAAAGCTTTCTGTTGACTGACAGAGTCGGAGGCTTCGCCGCTGGTGAACACGAGGGTTGGGTGACTTGCGAGGTCTCCGCCGCTCAGATGGCGCTGATCAGGGTTTTGGAGAGGTCGTGGGCCGTTCTGGCGGCGAAGGATAGCTGCGGAGTCGTGGAGGGGGATGATAAAGAAGCTTACTGTGGGATTCTAGCCGATCGGAGTCAGATTGGTGCTGTTTTGGGGTTGGGAGGGAAGAGCGTGGAGTGGATGCGGAGAAACTCCGGCGCTATGATTAGGGTTTTGCCTCCTCCCAGTTGTGGTACGAACAGTGATGAACTGATTCAG ATCACTGGCGATGTCTTAGCTGTGAAGAAGGCACTGGTTATGGTATCAAATTTTCTTCAGAATAGTCCACCTCTCAATGGCTATCCACCGCCACTTTGCAGCAAGGCCTATGACTCATCTACTGAAGATCCTCACTCTGAGTTTTTACCAAGCCTGCGCTCTTCATTGCCCAATGCTTCTGAAACTGCTGCATCCAATAATACTCATACACCATCAAGAAACCGTTTTCAAGATTCAATAGATACATACCGGAAGGTTGTGTTCAAACTAATCTGCACAAGTGTTGCAGCTGGAGGCATAATTGGGAGACATGGAACTATCATCAGAGCTATGCAAAATGAAGCAGGTGCTTCCATTTCGATCGGAGCTCCACTAAAAGCATCCGGTGAACGTGTTGTTACCATTACTGCACGTGAG AGCCTTGATTCAGGGTACTCTCCTGCACAAAAGGCTCTGGGTCTTGTCTTTGCAAGATCTGTTGAGATTGATGTTGGGAAAAGTCTGTTCCCGGGTGCTTTAGTGAAAACTAAGCTATTGGTACCGTTACAGTTTGCTAATGACTTTGTTGGAAACAGAGAAGCAGTCACGGTAACTGGTGTTGATGTACACATTCCAGTAGGTAGCCAGATTCTAGACTGTCTTTCAGAAAATGAACTGGTTATAGAG attatgGGAGAGTATAAGCATGTACAAAAGGCCTTGTGTCAGGTTTCTTCTAAGTTACGTGAGAACCTATTACCAAAGAAGGCCGTAGAAGAAGTGAGAGCTAGAGTTAGTAATCCATATAATCTGCAACCATCACAACAA AACACAGGAAGAGGAGATTCTCTCTCGGTATTAGATGGTGAACAAGACTTGAATATGCTCAGAATCAGTACAGAAGTAATGAAGTCCATCGATTGTACTCATACCGAGGCGAATGAAGTCAACGGTTTTATACATCCAACAAGCTTATTGGAGAATGGGTTGACACAGGGAATGAAACAGCTTCAACTTTCTAGCAATGGATACTTGTCTTCTTTACCACCACG AAATAAAGGTGTATCTTTGAGAAACGttaccttggagctagctgttGAGAAAGATGCTCTTGCTGCACTCTGTGGAAGAGATGGTGCCGGTTTAGACAATCTACAACAG ATTTCAGGAGCCAGAGTGGATGTCAAGGATTCTCTTACAGGAGTTGAAGCGACGGTCTTACTCTCGGGGAATCCTGAGCAAACCCAGACAGCCATGTCTTTGTTCATTTCAATCCTTGCTGATCCGTGA